Proteins found in one Mytilus edulis chromosome 2, xbMytEdul2.2, whole genome shotgun sequence genomic segment:
- the LOC139513060 gene encoding nose resistant to fluoxetine protein 6-like gives MNLSVVTCLVLFTFQVYSLNQNQGYIDNFLHVNKLFQEQKYNIKKSPLKYAQMAESIGKATDLRTMFSLRKELTAQISVAADNVTEIPGLVSTSSNQEPTKPPEPDISELCKIHANGIIEGINQQQFWALRMLDSAGKPPANLLGGGFKWLGDYEECLDIEGQTVANNLTYAFGTQYCMVTVVNIQALPPVLPLYTPLNIGMCMPNSCTVNDTQRLIDIAVKNVTNNLFIAYQAECQEPDRPYDTRAVIVLVVISFFITIMTAGTAYDITLIQWPKWQQAAKQKGPDAIVAVEANEKIPLLTDSDQIVQYQPGIFGKLLLAFSVYTNGSKLLSTHQPEGSLTAINGIRFISMTWVILGHSYIFVLSDVDNVGTFLPEMMKRVTFPAVSNALVSVDTFFVLSGLLLTYLVMKEMAKKRGKLNWGMFYFHRFWRLTPPYMLVLMVYVSLFPYTGSGPQWKKDGNEYNYCKTSWYYNLLYINNFFDKQEDSCFGWAWYLANDMQFFVISPLILLPLFYFQLAGFAVLLAFLTGTLVATGVMATTWNAPMSMFDGGDTTNWGELYIRPYFRMGPYLVGMFTGYLLYKTDLKLKINKFVNLFCWLVAAVLACAVLYGIYDDVNGNRPSQEVSSFYISVHRTVWGAAVSWVIFACAHGYGGYVNTVLSWKGFIPLSRLTYCAYLVHPPIIYYYILTRRRLIHFTDTEIIYEFLGHLALSYAAAFITSMAFEAPMMGLEKVIFKRQEKKKK, from the exons ATGAATCTGTCCGTTGTCACGTGTCTTGTTCTTTTCACTTTCCaagtttattctttaaatcaaAACCAGGGATATATAGATAATTTTTTACATGTGAACAAACTTTTTCAAGAACAGaagtataacataaaaaaatcgcCATTGAAATATGCACAAATGGCCGAATCTATAGGCAAAGCTACAGATCTTAGAACCATGTTCAGTCTGCGAAAAGAGTTAACAGCACAAATAAGTGTTGCGGCAGACAATGTGACAGAAATTCCAGGTCTTGTTAGCACCAGTTCAAACCAAGAACCAACCAAGCCACCTGAACCAGATATATCAGAACTTTGTAAAATTCATGCAAATGGAATAATTGAAGGAATAAATCAGCAACAATTTTGGGCACTGAGAA TGTTGGACTCTGCAGGTAAACCCCCTGCTAATTTGCTGGGCGGGGGATTCAAATGGCTCGGTGACTATGAAGAATGTCTAGACATTGAAGGTCAAACAGTCGCTAATAATTTAACATATGCTTTTGGAACACAATATTGCATGGTTACCGTAGTTAACATACAAGCTTTACCACCAGTACTACCTCTG TACACACCGTTAAATATTGGAATGTGTATGCCAAACAGTTGCACAGTCAATGACACACAACGTTTAATTGATATAG CTGTGAAAAATGTGACAAACAACCTATTTATAGCCTACCAAGCCGAATGCCAAGAACCAGATAGACCGTATGATACTAGGGCTGTAATCGTACT GGTGGTTATATCCTTCTTCATAACCATAATGACAGCTGGTACTGCATACGATATAACATTAATACAGTGGCCTAAGTGGCAACAGGCCGCAAAGCAAAAGGGACCCGATGCAATAGTTGCAGTTGAGGCAAACGAGAAAATCCCATTACTCACAGATAGTGATCAGATAGTACAATATCAACCAG GAATATTTGGAAAACTCCTGCTTGCCTTTTCTGTATATACTAATGGTTCAAAACTTCTTAGTACGCATCAACCTGAAGGTTCATTGACAGCTATCAATGGAATCAGATTTATATCAATGACTTGGGTTATACTAGGACACTCATATATATTTGTACTTTCTGATGTtg ATAATGTCGGTACATTTCTTCCTGAAATGATGAAAAGAGTTACATTTCCTGCAGTTAGTAACGCTCTTGTATCAGTGGACACCTTTTTTGTTTTGag TGGCCTGTTATTGACATACCTTGTGATGAAGGAAATGGCGAAGAAACGAGGAAAACTAAACTGGGGAATGTTTTATTTCCATAGATTTTGGAG ATTAACCCCTCCATACATGTTGGTATTgatggtttatgtttcattatttccATATACCGGTAGTGGTCCTCAATGGAAAAAAGACGGAAATGAGTATAATTACTGTAAAACGTCTTGGTACTATAATCTGCTGTACATCAATAACTTTTTTGACAAACAAGAAGATTCG tGCTTTGGATGGGCTTGGTACTTAGCAAATGATATGCAGTTTTTTGTAATTAGTCCTTTAATACTACTTCCGCTGTTTTA TTTTCAACTAGCTGGATTTGCTGTACTATTAGCTTTTTTAACTGGAACATTGGTAGCAACGGGAGTTATGGCAACAACATGGAATGCTCCAATGTCAATGTTTGATGG AGGAGATACGACTAACTGGGGGGAACTTTACATCAGGCCTTACTTCCGAATGGGACCTTACTTAGTGGGAATGTTTACTGGATATCTGCTTTATAAAACAGatttaaagttgaaaataaataaa tttgttaatttattttgttgGTTAGTTGCCGCTGTATTAGCATGTGCAGTTTTATACGGTATATATGATGACGTTAACGGTAATCGTCCGTCACAAGAAGTGTCGTCATTCTACATTTCGGTGCACAGAACCGTTTGGGGCGCTGCAGTCTCCTGGGTGATATTTGCATGTGCTCATGGATATGGAG GTTATGTGAATACAGTATTATCCTGGAAAGGTTTTATTCCACTTAGCAGACTTACATATTGTGCATACCTTGTTCATCCTCCTATTATCTATTACTACATATTGACAAGACGAAGACTGATTCATTTTACTGATACAGAAATT ATATATGAATTTTTAGGACATCTTGCCTTGTCATATGCAGCAGCATTTATAACTTCTATGGCCTTTGAGGCGCCGATGATGGGACTTGAAAAGGTGATTTTCAAGCGAcaagaaaagaagaagaaatag